GCAGCACGGGCGAAAGCACGTTGCGATACGTTGCAAACGACGCCCGCGCAAGGAGATTCACTGGGGTTTGCCTGCGGCTTTGGCGATCGCGCGGAAGATCACAGCCACGTCGCGCTCCAGAGCGCTCCACTCCAGGTCGACGAAACCGCGCTTCGGATGCAGGGCGACGTCCAGATTCAACCCGCCCAGAAGCACCAGATGCTGCTGTACGGCGGAGCGAAGGCGGCGCTTGATCCGGTTGCGCGTAACGGCGTCGCCCATGACGCGGCCCACAGTAAGTCCAACCCGAGGTCCAACATGGACGCGGTGGCGAGGATTCTCCGAAGGCTGCCGCACTGCGTAGAAGTAGCTGATGTATTTACCGAACTGCTTCCGGCCCACCGCGTACATACGCTGGTAGTCGCCGTGGCTGCGGAGGCGGCGCTCACGCCAGGGCTTGGCGGGATCGTCGGTTTTCGGGCGCGCAAAAACGAAGGCAGAATCCACAGGGGATGTGCCTTCGTTGTCTAGAAAATTACGCATCTGGCCTGCAAGTCGAAGCGGCTGAAGTCTCAGCCGGAAGAACTAGTCGCGGAAACCGGCGCTGACAGCGATTTTGTGACGGCCCTTGGCGCGACGGCGGTTCAGAACAGCCTGACCGGCCTTGGTCTTCATGCGGGTCAAAAATCCGTGGGTCTTGGCACGGCGACGTCGGTTGGGTTGGAAGGTTCTCTTCGGCATAATGCTCTCTCGTTCAAATCTTGATTGTGGATCGCCGCCGAATT
This genomic stretch from Terriglobus saanensis SP1PR4 harbors:
- the rnpA gene encoding ribonuclease P protein component; its protein translation is MRNFLDNEGTSPVDSAFVFARPKTDDPAKPWRERRLRSHGDYQRMYAVGRKQFGKYISYFYAVRQPSENPRHRVHVGPRVGLTVGRVMGDAVTRNRIKRRLRSAVQQHLVLLGGLNLDVALHPKRGFVDLEWSALERDVAVIFRAIAKAAGKPQ
- the rpmH gene encoding 50S ribosomal protein L34; this translates as MPKRTFQPNRRRRAKTHGFLTRMKTKAGQAVLNRRRAKGRHKIAVSAGFRD